In Edaphobacter aggregans, the sequence ACGTCATCATTGCATCTGCTGTTCGAACCGCTGTAGGCAAAGCACCGCGTGGAATGCTGCGCACGGCTCGTCCCGACGATCTCGCTGCATTCGCTATCAACGGCGCGTTGTGTCGCGTTCCGCAACTCGATAAGTCCGAGGTCGAGGATGTAATTCTAGGTTGCGCAATGCCTGAGGCCGAACAGGGAATGAATGTTGCACGCGTGGCAAGCTTTCGTGCGGGTTTGCCAATTACAGCTTCCGGAATGACGATCAATCGTTACTGTGCGTCAGGGCTGCAATCGATTGCGATTGCCGTGGATCGGATTCGCGGTGGATCGGCAGATGTGATCGTAGCGGGCGGCACGGAGAGCATGTCGTATGTGCCGTTCGGCGGGAATAAGATCTCGGTAAATCCTTGGCTGGTGGAGAACTATCCCGGTTCTTATATGTCGATGGGGCTGACGGCGGAGAGAGTCGCGGCGCACTATGGCATTACGCGTGAGGCTATGGATCAGTTTTCGTACGAGAGCCATCAGAAGGCGCTGGCTGCGATTGCGGCGGACAGGTTTGACGATGAGATTGTTGCGGTTCCAGTGGTGACGACTACAGCAAACGGGAAGGGTAAGGCTAAGACTGTTGAGTCGATCTTCAAGCAGGATGAAGGGCCGCGCGCGGA encodes:
- a CDS encoding acetyl-CoA C-acyltransferase encodes the protein MKDVIIASAVRTAVGKAPRGMLRTARPDDLAAFAINGALCRVPQLDKSEVEDVILGCAMPEAEQGMNVARVASFRAGLPITASGMTINRYCASGLQSIAIAVDRIRGGSADVIVAGGTESMSYVPFGGNKISVNPWLVENYPGSYMSMGLTAERVAAHYGITREAMDQFSYESHQKALAAIAADRFDDEIVAVPVVTTTANGKGKAKTVESIFKQDEGPRADTSLEALAKLKPVFHAKGTVTAGNSSQTSDGAAAAVVMSAERAAQLGIKPMAKFIAFAYAGCDPEEMGIGPIHAIPKALQMAGLSLDQIDVIELNEAFAAQSLAVIKVLGIDPAKLNVNGGAIALGHPLGCTGAKLTATLMREMPRRKAKYGMVTMCVGGGMGAAGIFEAMN